AGTCAGAGTGTGATGGCACAGTCAAAGACCATACAGGGGGTAATTACCGATCCCTCAGGATTTCCTTTGCCTGGTGCCAGCGTTAATGTAGTAGGTTCAACAAATAGTGCATCAACAGATTTTGATGGTAAATACTCTTTAAAAGGAGTTAACGCGACAGACAAAATAACATACTCTTATGTAGGCTTGGTTTCGCAAACAATAACAGCCGGCAACAGAACAACAATTGATGTTGCATTAGTACAACTCACACAAAATTTAAATGAAGTTGTAGTAGCTTATGGTACTCAAAAAAGAACCAAGGTAACCGGAGCAATTTCAACAGTAAGTTCAAAGGATATTGCTGCTGTGCCTATTACTAATGCTGAGTCTGCTTTGCAAGGACGTGCGGCAGGTGTTACTGTTGTAAATGGTGCACCGGGTTCAAGTCCTACCGTTAGTATTCGTGGTTTATCCACAATGGGTAACAGTGCTCCATTGTTCGTAATTGATGGGGTTTTAACAGGTAACCTTTCAGGTTTAAGTCCTAATGATATTGAGAGTATATCAGTTTTAAAAGATGCCTCTACTACGGCTCTTTATGGTTCAAAAGCCTTTAATGGGGTAATTGTGGTTACTACTAAAAAAGGGAAAAAAGGTCCGGGGCAGCTAAGTTTCAGTACCTATGTGGGTGGACAGACGGTTACAAAAAGATATAGTGTATTAAATACACAGCAATATCTGCAATATGCCAAAGACTTAGGAAGTGATTTAACAGCAAGAGCTGCTGAATTTGGAAATATAAATACCAACTGGCAGGACCAGATTTTTCAAACCGGTCTTATGCAGGATTATAATTTAAGTTTTTCAAACGGTACAGAGACTTCAACAAGCCGTTATTCTGCCGAATATATGAAACAAGAAGGTGCTATTATTAACACTGGTTTTGAACGTTATTCTTTTAGAGCTAATAATACGCAGGATATTGGAAAACTTAGAGTGGGGAGCAATATCGGGGTATCATTCAGTACCACTAATCCGGAGCGTAGTGCAGGAGGAAGAACATTATTAGAACATGCTATTAAAATGGCACCATATTTACCTATTTACAATGCAAATAATTTAGGCGGATATCAAGGTCCTAGTGCTATTGATGGTAACGATGCAGAAAATCCTGTACGTGTAGCCAATTTGGGTTATCAAAAAATTAACGGATTATCTATAATTGGAAACATCTTTGCTGAATTGGAAATTTACAAAGGCTTAAAATTCAGATCACAAGTATCATTAGACTATTACACAAGTAAGGATCATACTTTTGTTCCTAGTTTTCAGGATGGTTCTTATCATAAACAAGCATTTTCTACAACAGGTGAAATAAATGGACAAGGTCAGACTATTGTCTTTGATAACAGTTTAACATATAAAACTACTATTGCAGGAAAACATAATATTGAAGTATTAGGAGTTATTACTAAAATTGATGGAAAATCGCAAACTTTATCAGCAGGAAGCCGTTACAGTATTTCAGACGAAATAGATCAGTTGCGCTATAATGAAGGTAGTTTAAGTTCAGCCAATTTTGTAGAAAAAAATATTGGTTATATCGCCCGTATCAATTATGATTATAATGAAAAATATCTGCTTGCTGTTTCTGGAAGAAGAGACGCTTCTTCTCGTTTTGGAGCCAATAACCGTTGGGGTAACTTCTACTCAGTTGCCTTAGGCTGGAACATTGCTAAAGAAAGTTTTATGGAAAATTCTGTTTTCAGCACATTAAAACTTAGAGCAAGTACAGGAACAACAGGAAATGACAGGATAGATAACTATCAATATAGTGCGACATTAATTGCAAATTATAATTATCCAATTGGTGGAGCAAATGCACCTGGTGTATCTTTAGGAGTTGCTTCCAACCCAAATTTGAAATGGGAGTCAAAACTAGACAGAAATATAGGTTTAGATTTTGGTTTATTTGATGAAAAATTCACAGGTTCTGTTGAATATTTCAACAATAAAAGTACTGATATTCTTTTTGCAGTGCCCCTTCCTGCTTCTGTAGGATCTGCCGGTGGCGGAACTCAAATTCAAAATATTGCCGATGTAAAAGTAAGCGGATTTGAAATATCATTAGGTTACAATGACAGAAAAGGAGATTTTACATGGTCTGCTATAGCTAATTTAGGAACAAGTAAAAACGAAGTAACCGCCTTAGCGCCAGGAGTAACAAGTGTTTTAGGCGGACCATCTGCCAGAGCTGGTCTTGAAAGCTTTTCGAGACTGGAAGTAGGCCAGCCGTTATTCTATTTTTATGGATATCAAACCAATGGAATTTATCAAAACCAGGCAGAAGTAGATGCTGTTTTCGGACCAGG
This genomic stretch from uncultured Flavobacterium sp. harbors:
- a CDS encoding TonB-dependent receptor, coding for MMLKLKFAIITLLIIGSQSVMAQSKTIQGVITDPSGFPLPGASVNVVGSTNSASTDFDGKYSLKGVNATDKITYSYVGLVSQTITAGNRTTIDVALVQLTQNLNEVVVAYGTQKRTKVTGAISTVSSKDIAAVPITNAESALQGRAAGVTVVNGAPGSSPTVSIRGLSTMGNSAPLFVIDGVLTGNLSGLSPNDIESISVLKDASTTALYGSKAFNGVIVVTTKKGKKGPGQLSFSTYVGGQTVTKRYSVLNTQQYLQYAKDLGSDLTARAAEFGNINTNWQDQIFQTGLMQDYNLSFSNGTETSTSRYSAEYMKQEGAIINTGFERYSFRANNTQDIGKLRVGSNIGVSFSTTNPERSAGGRTLLEHAIKMAPYLPIYNANNLGGYQGPSAIDGNDAENPVRVANLGYQKINGLSIIGNIFAELEIYKGLKFRSQVSLDYYTSKDHTFVPSFQDGSYHKQAFSTTGEINGQGQTIVFDNSLTYKTTIAGKHNIEVLGVITKIDGKSQTLSAGSRYSISDEIDQLRYNEGSLSSANFVEKNIGYIARINYDYNEKYLLAVSGRRDASSRFGANNRWGNFYSVALGWNIAKESFMENSVFSTLKLRASTGTTGNDRIDNYQYSATLIANYNYPIGGANAPGVSLGVASNPNLKWESKLDRNIGLDFGLFDEKFTGSVEYFNNKSTDILFAVPLPASVGSAGGGTQIQNIADVKVSGFEISLGYNDRKGDFTWSAIANLGTSKNEVTALAPGVTSVLGGPSARAGLESFSRLEVGQPLFYFYGYQTNGIYQNQAEVDAVFGPGQTTIKPGDIKIVDRDGNKIINSDDKTNIGNPYPDFTYGLNLNAAYKNFDFNCFISGVQGNDIYNANKFDLTGMNRLFNASTDVLDRAMVVNGVVTNPSATLPRAQGADINWSSANQRYIEDGSYTRLKNIALGYTFSGDAFKTYFSKIRFYVSGQNLITVTKYHGLDPEIGRADGNANSAGIDLGRYPQPKSVIFGLDVTF